Proteins encoded in a region of the Malaciobacter mytili LMG 24559 genome:
- the murC gene encoding UDP-N-acetylmuramate--L-alanine ligase: MNIHFIGIGGIGLSALGRFLKHDGHFVSGSDMKSSPITQQLEQEGIKVITPHNASIIDNQDIVIYSAAVKQNNVEVIKALKNGIKTIPRKEALPIVLGDKKNYCVAGAHGKSTTTAILASILKSSTLIGAISKEFDSNFRYVDDLVAFEADESDGSFLLSNPYCAIVTNAEPEHMEYYNYDLKRFYHAYESFLKIAKIRVINAEDEFLSTLDIDAIKLHPSVDITEVSYTLKNGEPYTKFHLKDLGEFEVWGFGYHIAIDASLAILAALNELPLVEIKENIKNYKGIKKRFDIVHKSEQFVVIDDYAHHPTEVAATMKSVSLYSNLKNMEKIVVVWQPHKYSRTVSNLEEFKKCFNGCDALVILPVYSAGEEIVEIDFEKEFASYNPIFVDKVEAVDKEIHLIKDEKVVYKYSDGIVLGVGAGDITYQLRKK, from the coding sequence ATGAATATACACTTTATTGGAATTGGTGGAATAGGTCTTTCTGCACTTGGTAGATTTTTAAAACATGATGGGCACTTTGTAAGTGGTTCTGATATGAAAAGCTCTCCTATTACACAACAACTTGAACAAGAGGGAATAAAAGTAATTACTCCTCATAATGCTTCAATTATTGATAATCAAGATATAGTTATCTACTCAGCAGCTGTAAAACAAAATAATGTTGAAGTTATAAAAGCTTTAAAAAATGGGATTAAAACAATTCCAAGAAAAGAGGCTTTGCCTATTGTTTTAGGTGATAAGAAAAACTATTGTGTAGCAGGAGCTCATGGAAAAAGTACAACAACTGCTATTTTGGCTTCTATTTTAAAAAGTTCGACTTTAATAGGTGCAATTTCAAAAGAGTTTGATTCTAACTTTCGATATGTGGATGATCTTGTTGCTTTTGAAGCAGATGAGAGTGATGGAAGTTTTTTACTTTCTAATCCTTACTGTGCAATAGTTACAAATGCTGAACCAGAACATATGGAGTATTATAATTATGATTTAAAAAGATTTTATCATGCTTATGAATCATTTTTAAAAATTGCAAAAATAAGAGTAATAAATGCTGAAGATGAGTTTTTATCAACTTTAGATATAGATGCTATAAAACTTCATCCAAGTGTTGATATTACGGAAGTTTCATATACTTTAAAAAATGGTGAACCTTATACTAAATTTCATTTAAAAGATTTAGGTGAGTTTGAAGTTTGGGGATTTGGTTATCATATTGCAATAGATGCTTCTTTAGCAATTCTTGCTGCATTAAATGAACTACCTTTAGTTGAAATAAAAGAGAATATTAAAAACTATAAAGGTATTAAAAAAAGATTTGATATTGTACATAAAAGCGAACAATTTGTTGTAATAGATGATTATGCACACCATCCAACAGAAGTTGCAGCTACTATGAAATCTGTCTCTTTATACTCAAATTTAAAAAATATGGAAAAAATAGTTGTTGTTTGGCAACCACATAAATATAGTAGAACAGTAAGCAATCTTGAAGAGTTTAAAAAATGTTTTAATGGCTGTGATGCTTTAGTAATCTTACCTGTATATAGTGCTGGTGAAGAAATAGTGGAAATAGACTTTGAAAAAGAGTTTGCTTCTTATAATCCTATTTTTGTAGATAAAGTTGAAGCAGTAGATAAAGAAATACATCTAATAAAAGATGAAAAAGTTGTTTATAAATATAGTGATGGGATTGTATTAGGCGTTGGTGCTGGAGATATAACTTATCAATTAAGAAAAAAATAA
- a CDS encoding succinyldiaminopimelate transaminase translates to MNFETYPFEKLSALLENIEPNKDFEPSALTIGEPQFATPLFIQNALKDSSDLLRKYPASAGIPELKEAMINFVSKRFNVKLSKDEIIPTFGTREVLFNFPQFALFDKQNPVMAFTNPFYQIYEGAAIASRAEVIHLDLNSENNFKAILSDDELKRCDLVILNYPNNPTSAKMHIDELALWVKKALEFDFILVNDECYSEIFFDENDKPVSLLEASIKAGNSEFKNVLVMNSISKRSSAPGLRSGFIAGDKHILEEYMKYRTYVGCASPVPLQNAAAVAWNDEVHVQEFRKIYKENFEIAKEILGIQTPQATFYIWLKVEDELEFTKELYKQKNIKVLPGSFLGRNGAGKGYVRIALVENAQKTKEVLKRLKDFIDG, encoded by the coding sequence ATGAATTTTGAAACTTATCCGTTTGAAAAGTTAAGTGCACTATTAGAAAATATAGAGCCAAATAAAGATTTTGAGCCTTCAGCTTTAACTATAGGAGAGCCACAGTTTGCTACTCCTTTATTTATTCAAAATGCTTTAAAAGATAGTTCAGATTTACTTAGAAAATATCCTGCAAGTGCGGGTATTCCTGAACTAAAAGAAGCTATGATAAATTTTGTATCAAAAAGATTTAATGTAAAGCTTTCAAAAGATGAAATAATTCCTACTTTTGGAACAAGAGAAGTTTTATTTAACTTTCCTCAATTTGCACTTTTTGATAAACAAAATCCTGTTATGGCTTTTACAAACCCTTTTTATCAAATTTATGAAGGTGCAGCAATTGCAAGTAGAGCTGAGGTAATACATTTAGATTTAAATAGTGAAAATAATTTTAAAGCAATACTTAGTGATGATGAACTAAAAAGATGTGATTTAGTTATTTTAAACTATCCAAATAACCCAACATCTGCAAAAATGCATATTGATGAGTTAGCTTTATGGGTTAAAAAAGCCTTAGAATTTGATTTTATTTTAGTAAATGATGAGTGTTATAGTGAGATTTTCTTTGATGAAAATGATAAACCTGTATCACTTTTAGAAGCTAGTATTAAAGCTGGAAATAGTGAGTTTAAAAATGTGCTTGTAATGAACTCTATTTCTAAAAGAAGTAGTGCCCCTGGACTTAGAAGTGGATTTATAGCGGGAGATAAACATATTTTAGAAGAGTATATGAAATATAGAACTTATGTGGGATGTGCAAGTCCTGTTCCTTTACAAAATGCAGCTGCAGTTGCTTGGAATGATGAAGTTCATGTACAAGAGTTTAGAAAAATCTATAAAGAAAACTTTGAAATAGCAAAAGAGATTTTAGGAATACAAACTCCACAAGCTACTTTTTATATTTGGCTTAAAGTAGAAGATGAATTAGAGTTTACAAAAGAGCTTTATAAACAAAAAAATATAAAAGTTCTTCCAGGAAGTTTCTTGGGAAGAAATGGTGCTGGAAAAGGATATGTAAGAATTGCCCTTGTTGAAAATGCACAAAAAACTAAAGAAGTATTAAAAAGATTGAAGGATTTTATTGATGGATAA
- a CDS encoding COG3400 family protein has protein sequence MKKILVILDGIVAKNLMQRIVESNTGENYYDIVYVNDAIVPQQKLSNFTFYKFDPTSKSKLAMVLDKDIHYEVLIVLNSKDEMLSVIENIKSHKHNLQMNILDYWNLEIDDPYINVYKGIEVLANGMVERLPNIPVVAQNIGLKHGEIMEIRIPFGSSYAYRYIGSIEQKNWRIFALYRNEKLEDLKPSLILKPNDTILVIGEPKVLMQVYSAIGKTRGQFPMPFGHNLYLYLDLYLMAKNRVEKAVYEAKYLHKHLKNKKLIIRITRPTTVGIMDFIKSEFKKDETVEIIIDYHNLGFSKIRRMDFKKLDIGLMMLTNEMFKNKEIASELINSKVPLFKLGKEPIGSTKNTLIVLNDTKSYEQISPIVFDVSSQLKTKTKIFDMDPVGVEDKSKLLDHFENLSKIFSQKIEVVSCEKNPIRQLRQEENILQILPLKKSMFQKRFSWNFLYTNSDLISFDMSKYNQLLIPIIED, from the coding sequence ATGAAAAAGATACTAGTTATATTAGATGGAATTGTTGCTAAAAACCTAATGCAAAGAATAGTTGAATCAAATACAGGTGAAAACTATTATGATATTGTTTATGTAAATGATGCAATAGTGCCACAACAAAAATTATCGAATTTTACTTTTTATAAGTTTGATCCAACATCAAAATCTAAACTAGCAATGGTTTTAGATAAAGATATTCATTATGAAGTATTGATTGTACTTAACTCAAAAGATGAAATGTTAAGTGTTATTGAAAATATAAAATCACACAAACATAATCTTCAAATGAATATTTTGGATTATTGGAATCTGGAAATTGATGATCCTTATATAAATGTATATAAAGGAATTGAAGTTTTAGCTAATGGAATGGTTGAGAGATTACCAAATATCCCTGTTGTTGCTCAAAATATTGGTCTAAAACATGGGGAAATTATGGAAATTAGAATTCCATTTGGAAGCTCTTATGCATATAGATATATTGGTTCAATAGAGCAAAAAAATTGGAGAATCTTTGCTTTATATAGAAATGAAAAATTAGAAGATTTAAAACCCTCACTAATTTTAAAACCAAATGATACGATTTTAGTAATTGGTGAACCAAAAGTATTAATGCAAGTATATAGTGCCATAGGTAAAACAAGAGGGCAATTTCCTATGCCTTTTGGACACAATTTATATTTATATTTAGACCTTTATCTTATGGCAAAAAATAGAGTGGAAAAAGCAGTTTATGAAGCAAAATATCTACATAAGCATCTAAAAAATAAAAAATTGATAATTAGAATTACAAGACCTACCACAGTAGGAATTATGGATTTTATTAAATCAGAATTTAAAAAAGATGAAACTGTTGAGATAATAATTGATTATCATAACTTAGGATTTTCAAAAATTAGAAGAATGGATTTTAAAAAGTTAGATATTGGTCTAATGATGCTTACAAATGAGATGTTTAAAAATAAAGAAATAGCTTCTGAATTAATAAATTCAAAAGTTCCTTTATTTAAACTAGGAAAAGAACCAATAGGTTCTACAAAAAATACTTTAATTGTATTAAATGATACAAAATCATATGAGCAAATTTCTCCTATTGTATTTGATGTATCAAGTCAATTAAAGACAAAAACAAAGATTTTTGATATGGACCCCGTAGGAGTAGAAGATAAATCAAAACTATTAGATCATTTTGAAAATCTATCTAAAATATTTAGTCAAAAAATCGAAGTTGTATCTTGTGAAAAAAATCCAATTAGACAACTTAGACAAGAGGAAAATATCTTACAGATTTTACCTTTAAAAAAGAGTATGTTTCAAAAGAGATTCTCTTGGAATTTCTTATATACAAACTCAGATTTAATATCTTTTGATATGTCAAAATATAACCAATTATTAATTCCAATTATTGAAGATTAA
- the tgt gene encoding tRNA guanosine(34) transglycosylase Tgt, which translates to MQFTIDATQNKARACTIKTAHSTILTPVFMPVGTQATVKALDANDMLSLGAKIILGNTYHLYLRPGSKLIKKFGGLHGFSKFPNSFLTDSGGFQAFSLSDNSKPDENGIMFRSHIDGSKHYFTPQSVLDTQYDLGSDIMMILDDLVALPNTKERIKKSIERTTKWAKEAITYHKEQQAKGIGVNQNIFAIIQGGTDKEFRQMSAQQLCALTDFDGYAIGGLSVGEPNQDMYDTVEWTTQFMPEDKPRYLMGVGTPEDLIENIHRGVDMFDCVMPTRNARNGTLFTSFGRVNIKKASYKEDATPIDETCECYTCKNFNKAYLNHLFRAGEITYFRLASMHNIHYYLDLMRQARQAILEKRWEEFRKEFYEKRGVTIS; encoded by the coding sequence ATGCAATTTACTATAGACGCAACACAAAACAAAGCAAGAGCATGTACAATAAAAACTGCTCATAGCACAATCTTAACACCAGTATTTATGCCAGTGGGAACTCAAGCAACTGTAAAAGCATTAGATGCAAATGATATGTTAAGTTTAGGTGCTAAGATTATATTAGGTAACACTTATCACTTATATTTAAGACCTGGAAGTAAACTAATAAAAAAATTTGGTGGACTTCATGGCTTTTCAAAATTTCCAAATTCATTTTTAACTGATAGTGGCGGATTTCAAGCCTTTTCACTTAGTGATAATTCAAAACCTGATGAAAATGGAATTATGTTTAGATCTCATATAGATGGAAGCAAGCACTACTTTACTCCTCAAAGTGTTTTAGATACACAGTATGACTTAGGTAGTGATATTATGATGATATTAGATGATTTAGTAGCACTTCCAAATACAAAAGAAAGAATTAAGAAATCTATAGAACGAACTACTAAATGGGCAAAAGAGGCAATTACTTACCATAAAGAGCAACAAGCAAAAGGAATTGGAGTAAATCAAAATATTTTTGCTATTATTCAAGGTGGAACAGATAAAGAGTTTAGACAAATGAGTGCCCAACAACTTTGTGCTTTAACTGATTTTGATGGATATGCAATTGGTGGATTAAGTGTAGGAGAGCCAAATCAAGATATGTATGATACTGTTGAGTGGACTACACAGTTTATGCCAGAAGATAAACCAAGATACCTTATGGGAGTTGGAACACCTGAAGACTTAATAGAAAATATTCACAGAGGAGTGGATATGTTTGATTGTGTTATGCCTACAAGAAATGCTAGAAATGGTACATTATTTACAAGCTTTGGAAGAGTAAATATAAAAAAAGCTTCATATAAAGAAGATGCAACACCTATTGATGAAACTTGTGAGTGTTATACTTGTAAAAATTTTAATAAAGCCTACTTAAATCACTTATTTAGAGCAGGTGAAATTACTTATTTTAGATTAGCTTCAATGCACAATATTCATTATTATTTAGACCTAATGAGACAGGCAAGACAAGCTATTTTAGAAAAAAGATGGGAAGAGTTTAGAAAAGAATTCTATGAAAAAAGAGGGGTTACTATAAGCTAG
- a CDS encoding GGDEF domain-containing protein, which produces MVANDVIDFEVENKKLKRKIKLMEQTLNQFNSIKQNYDFLIKKLEEKDKNLNEINEKLEELVKERTKDLELINEKLQNNLILLEELSTTDALTSLRNRRGFDEIFLQEFNRAKRQNYEFNFLLIDVDYFKKYNDTYGHAKGDEALVSVGKVLNRYARRANDFAFRYGGEEFVYISCFQTRDEVLKLAESIQQAILKEQIEHFLNPHKYLTVSIGAIVTKDKTLTKEEVFKIADENLYISKERGRNKVTITSL; this is translated from the coding sequence TAAAAAGCTAAAAAGAAAAATCAAGCTTATGGAACAGACTTTAAATCAATTTAATTCTATTAAACAAAATTATGATTTTTTGATAAAAAAGTTAGAAGAAAAAGATAAAAATCTTAATGAAATAAATGAAAAGCTAGAAGAATTAGTAAAAGAAAGAACTAAAGATTTAGAATTAATAAATGAAAAACTTCAAAACAATCTTATTTTATTGGAGGAGCTTTCAACAACAGATGCTCTTACTTCTTTAAGAAATAGAAGAGGTTTTGATGAAATTTTTCTTCAAGAATTTAATAGAGCAAAAAGACAAAACTATGAATTTAACTTTTTATTAATTGATGTGGATTATTTTAAAAAATACAATGATACATATGGTCATGCAAAAGGTGATGAAGCTTTAGTTAGTGTAGGAAAAGTCTTAAATAGATATGCAAGAAGAGCAAATGATTTTGCTTTTAGGTATGGAGGAGAAGAGTTTGTTTATATAAGCTGTTTTCAAACAAGAGATGAAGTTTTAAAATTAGCAGAATCTATTCAACAAGCAATTTTAAAAGAGCAAATTGAGCACTTTTTAAATCCACATAAATATTTAACAGTCTCAATTGGTGCTATTGTTACTAAAGATAAAACTTTAACTAAAGAAGAAGTTTTTAAAATAGCTGATGAAAACTTATATATTTCAAAAGAAAGAGGAAGAAATAAGGTTACTATAACTAGCTTATAG